From a single Fusobacterium pseudoperiodonticum genomic region:
- a CDS encoding zinc metalloprotease HtpX — MKGLAELRNKVVNAPHLNIFKVATWATMGVFATYLLIYIFAGEEMLKYYPLLIVFAFGAPLVSLMTSKASVKRAYNIRMIDNGRARTEKEQLVVDTVTLLSEKLNLQKLPEIGIYPSNDINAFATGASKNSAMVAVSQGLLNNMNETEIIGVLAHEMSHVVNGDMLTSSILEGFVSAFGLIISYIILNSRRNNRSGGAAASMASFYMIKNGINFLGRIVASWYSRRREFGADRLAAQITDPSYMKSALLRLQEISEGRVNLQPNDREFAAFKITNNFSMGGFANLFATHPSLERRIAAIERMEK, encoded by the coding sequence GTGAAAGGTTTGGCTGAATTAAGAAATAAAGTTGTAAATGCTCCTCATTTAAATATATTTAAAGTAGCTACTTGGGCAACAATGGGAGTTTTTGCAACATATTTACTAATCTATATATTTGCTGGAGAAGAAATGTTAAAATACTATCCTCTTCTTATTGTTTTTGCTTTTGGAGCTCCTCTTGTGTCTTTAATGACATCAAAGGCAAGTGTAAAAAGAGCATATAATATAAGAATGATTGATAATGGTAGAGCTAGAACAGAGAAAGAACAGTTAGTTGTTGATACTGTAACTCTATTGAGTGAAAAATTAAATCTTCAAAAGCTTCCTGAAATAGGGATTTATCCTTCTAATGATATCAATGCTTTTGCAACAGGAGCTTCAAAAAATTCTGCTATGGTTGCTGTTTCTCAAGGACTTTTAAATAATATGAATGAAACAGAAATTATAGGAGTTTTAGCTCATGAAATGTCACATGTTGTTAATGGTGATATGCTTACTTCTTCTATTTTAGAAGGTTTTGTATCAGCTTTTGGATTAATAATCAGTTATATTATTTTAAATAGTAGAAGAAATAATAGATCAGGTGGAGCTGCAGCTAGTATGGCAAGTTTCTATATGATTAAAAATGGTATTAACTTTTTAGGTAGAATTGTTGCAAGTTGGTATTCAAGAAGAAGAGAATTTGGTGCTGATAGATTGGCTGCTCAAATTACTGATCCTTCATATATGAAAAGTGCTTTACTACGTCTACAAGAAATCAGTGAAGGAAGAGTAAATCTTCAACCTAATGATAGAGAATTTGCTGCTTTTAAGATTACAAATAATTTTTCTATGGGTGGTTTTGCAAATCTTTTTGCTACTCACCCAAGTTTAGAAAGAAGAATAGCTGCTATTGAAAGAATGGAGAAATAA
- a CDS encoding FMN-binding protein, with amino-acid sequence MTIKDLGIREWLVIAFISIGLLAFVFEDKFKPKIYEAEGTGIGYAGDITLKVKAYKKKDKSLRVTEIQVIHEDTDVIGGVCCTKLVDDIKARQRLDKIDMVAGATFTSEGFKEAFTEAIENIKNQE; translated from the coding sequence ATGACGATAAAAGATTTAGGAATAAGAGAATGGTTAGTTATAGCTTTCATTTCAATTGGTTTACTTGCTTTTGTATTTGAAGATAAATTTAAACCAAAAATTTATGAAGCTGAAGGAACTGGTATCGGTTATGCGGGTGATATAACTTTAAAAGTTAAAGCTTACAAGAAAAAAGATAAGTCACTTAGAGTTACTGAAATTCAAGTTATACATGAAGATACTGATGTCATTGGTGGTGTTTGCTGCACAAAATTAGTTGATGATATTAAGGCTAGACAAAGACTTGATAAAATCGACATGGTAGCAGGAGCAACTTTTACATCAGAAGGTTTTAAAGAAGCTTTCACTGAAGCTATAGAAAATATTAAAAATCAAGAATAG
- a CDS encoding FMN-binding protein, with the protein MKKSFLAICFAVLSLGSFAEDKIYEAKAEARGYNEDGVPIVLTVKATKKDGKVVIKDIVAQHKETDKIGGVAIEQLIKQVKDKQNYNKVDGVSGATSTSAGFRRALRNAVKDIEKQA; encoded by the coding sequence ATGAAAAAAAGTTTTTTAGCAATTTGTTTTGCAGTATTAAGTTTAGGAAGTTTTGCAGAGGATAAAATATATGAAGCTAAGGCTGAAGCAAGAGGATACAACGAAGATGGTGTACCTATAGTTTTAACTGTAAAAGCTACTAAAAAAGATGGTAAAGTGGTTATAAAAGATATTGTTGCTCAACATAAAGAAACTGATAAAATTGGTGGAGTTGCAATAGAACAATTAATCAAACAAGTAAAAGATAAACAAAATTATAATAAAGTAGATGGAGTTTCTGGAGCAACTTCTACTTCAGCTGGTTTTAGAAGAGCACTTAGAAATGCTGTTAAAGATATTGAAAAGCAAGCCTAA
- the trhA gene encoding PAQR family membrane homeostasis protein TrhA, which yields MRFNRRLTFSEELGNTVTHGVMSAATLVLLPIGSLWGYFHGGYASAVGISIFIASLFLMFLSSTLYHSMYHNSKHKSIFRILDHIFIYVAIAGSYTPVALVIIGGWKGILIVVIQWTIVLVGILYKSLATRAMPKLSLTLYLVMGWIAIFFFPTLLRKANTVFLVLVVLGGVMYSIGAYFFAHDYKKYYHMIWHIFINIAAILHIIGIGFFLYRK from the coding sequence ATGAGATTTAATAGAAGATTAACATTTTCTGAGGAACTTGGAAATACAGTTACACATGGAGTGATGTCAGCAGCAACTTTAGTGCTTTTACCTATAGGTAGTCTTTGGGGTTACTTTCATGGTGGCTATGCTTCAGCAGTGGGAATAAGTATTTTCATAGCCTCATTGTTTTTAATGTTTTTAAGTTCAACTCTTTACCATTCTATGTATCACAATAGCAAGCATAAATCTATTTTTAGGATTTTAGACCATATTTTCATATATGTTGCTATTGCTGGAAGTTATACACCAGTTGCCTTAGTTATAATAGGTGGTTGGAAGGGAATTTTAATTGTAGTTATTCAGTGGACTATAGTATTGGTTGGAATACTATATAAGTCATTGGCAACAAGAGCCATGCCAAAATTGAGTTTAACCTTGTATTTAGTTATGGGTTGGATAGCAATTTTCTTTTTTCCAACATTACTTAGAAAAGCAAATACAGTATTTTTAGTTCTAGTTGTATTGGGTGGAGTGATGTATTCAATAGGTGCATATTTCTTTGCTCATGACTATAAAAAATACTATCATATGATATGGCATATATTTATAAATATTGCTGCTATTTTACATATAATAGGAATAGGATTTTTTCTATACAGAAAATAA
- a CDS encoding phosphoglycerate kinase, with amino-acid sequence MKKIITDLDLNNKKVLMRVDFNVPMKDGKITDENRIVQALPTIKYALEHNAKLILFSHLGKVKTEEDKASKSLKAVAEKLSELLGKNVTFIPETRGEKLEAAINNLKPGEVLMFENTRFEDLDGKKESKNDPELGKYWASLGDVFVNDAFGTAHRAHASNVGIAENIGDGNSAVGFLVEKELKFIGEAVNNPKRPLIAILGGAKVSDKIGVIENLLTKADKILIGGAMMFTFLKAEGKNIGTSLVEDDKLDLAKDLLTKSNGKIVLPVDTVVAAEFNNDAEFSTVDVDNIPDNKMGLDIGEKTVKLFDSYIKTAKTVVWNGPMGVFEMSNFAKGTIGVCESIASLADAVTIIGGGDSAAAAISLGYADKFTHISTGGGASLEFLEGKVLPGVEAISNK; translated from the coding sequence ATGAAAAAAATTATAACTGATTTAGATTTAAATAATAAAAAAGTTCTTATGAGAGTGGATTTCAATGTTCCTATGAAAGATGGAAAAATAACTGATGAAAACAGAATAGTTCAAGCATTACCTACTATAAAATATGCTTTAGAACATAATGCTAAACTTATTTTATTCTCTCACTTAGGAAAAGTAAAAACTGAAGAAGATAAGGCTTCAAAAAGCTTAAAAGCTGTGGCTGAAAAATTATCTGAACTTTTAGGAAAGAATGTTACTTTCATTCCTGAAACAAGAGGAGAAAAATTAGAAGCTGCTATCAATAACTTAAAACCTGGTGAAGTTTTAATGTTTGAAAACACAAGATTTGAAGATTTAGATGGTAAAAAAGAATCTAAAAACGATCCTGAATTAGGAAAATACTGGGCATCACTTGGAGATGTTTTTGTAAATGATGCTTTTGGAACTGCTCACAGAGCACATGCTTCTAATGTAGGAATTGCAGAAAATATTGGAGATGGAAATTCTGCTGTTGGTTTTCTAGTTGAAAAGGAATTAAAATTTATAGGTGAAGCTGTAAATAATCCAAAGAGACCTCTAATTGCTATTTTAGGAGGAGCTAAAGTTTCTGATAAAATAGGAGTAATTGAAAACTTATTAACTAAGGCTGATAAAATCTTAATTGGTGGAGCTATGATGTTTACTTTCTTAAAAGCAGAAGGAAAAAATATCGGAACTTCATTAGTTGAAGATGATAAATTAGATTTAGCAAAAGATCTATTAACTAAATCAAATGGAAAAATAGTTCTACCTGTAGACACTGTTGTTGCAGCTGAATTCAATAATGATGCTGAATTTTCTACTGTAGATGTAGATAATATTCCTGATAATAAAATGGGACTTGATATCGGTGAAAAAACTGTTAAACTATTTGATAGTTATATAAAAACTGCTAAGACTGTTGTATGGAATGGACCTATGGGAGTTTTTGAAATGTCTAATTTCGCTAAAGGTACAATAGGAGTATGTGAATCAATAGCAAGTCTTGCTGATGCTGTTACTATAATAGGTGGAGGAGACTCTGCTGCTGCCGCTATCAGTTTAGGATATGCAGATAAATTTACACATATTTCTACTGGTGGTGGAGCATCTTTAGAATTCTTAGAAGGTAAAGTTTTACCAGGTGTTGAAGCTATATCAAATAAATAA
- the uvrA gene encoding excinuclease ABC subunit UvrA, translating to MIDKITIKGARQHNLKNIDIELPKNEFIVITGVSGSGKSSLAFDTIYSEGQRRYVESLSAYARQFIGQMNKPEVDSIEGLSPAISIEQKTTNRNPRSTVGTITEVYDYLRLLFAHIGIAHCPICHTAVEKQSIDEIVESIMSKFDEGSKIILLSPVVKDKKGTHKNIFLNLFKKGFVRARVNGEVLYLEDEIELDKNKKHNIEVVVDRLVLKKDDKDFESRLTQSIEAAIELSNGKLIVNDGKTDYLYSENYSCPNHEDVSIPELNPRLFSFNAPYGACPECKGLGKKLEVDENKLIENPDLSIEDGGMYIPGAMARKGYSWEIFRAMAKAAKIDLTKPVKDLTKKELDIIFYGYDEKFKFDYTGGDFDFHGYKEYEGAVKNLERRYYESFSEAQKEEIENRYMVERICKVCKGKRLKDEVLAVTVNDKNIMEICDMSIKNSLDFFMNLSLTEKQEKIAKEILKEIRERLTFMTNVGLDYLTLSRETKTLSGGESQRIRLATQIGSGLTGVLYVLDEPSIGLHQKDNDKLLATLNRLKELGNTLIVVEHDEDTMMQADKILDIGPGAGTFGGEIVAFGSPKEIMKNKNSITGKFLSGKEEIEIPKKRRKWNKTLKLFGAKGNNLKNIDVEFPLGVMTVVTGVSGSGKSTLVNSTLYPILFNQLNKGKLYPLEYDKIEGLEELEKVINIDQTPIGRTPRSNPATYTKLFDDIRDIFAETQDAKLHGFKKGRFSFNVKGGRCEACQGAGILKIEMNFLPDVYVECEVCKGKRYNKETLDVYYKGKNIYDVLEMSVLEAYDFFKNIPTLERKLKVLIDVGLDYIKLGQPATTLSGGEAQRIKLATELSKMSKGNTVYILDEPTTGLHFQDIKKLLEVLNRLLEKGNTVIIIEHNLDVIKTADHIIDIGVDGGENGGTVVATGTPEEIAKSKKSYTGKYIAKILKKKK from the coding sequence ATGATAGATAAAATTACTATAAAAGGAGCAAGGCAACATAATTTAAAAAATATAGATATTGAACTCCCTAAAAATGAATTCATTGTTATAACTGGGGTGAGTGGAAGTGGAAAATCTTCTCTTGCCTTTGACACAATTTATTCAGAGGGGCAAAGAAGATATGTAGAAAGTCTTTCAGCCTATGCAAGACAATTCATAGGTCAGATGAATAAGCCAGAAGTAGACAGCATAGAAGGTTTATCTCCTGCAATCTCAATAGAGCAAAAAACTACAAATAGAAACCCTCGTTCAACAGTTGGAACTATAACTGAAGTTTATGATTATTTAAGACTTTTATTTGCTCATATAGGAATAGCCCACTGTCCTATTTGTCACACAGCAGTTGAAAAACAAAGTATAGATGAAATAGTTGAAAGTATTATGTCTAAATTTGATGAAGGAAGTAAAATTATTCTTCTTTCACCTGTTGTTAAAGATAAAAAAGGTACTCATAAAAATATATTTTTAAATCTATTTAAAAAAGGTTTTGTAAGAGCCAGAGTAAATGGCGAAGTACTTTATCTAGAAGATGAAATTGAACTAGATAAAAACAAGAAACATAATATAGAAGTTGTAGTAGACAGATTAGTTTTAAAGAAAGATGACAAAGATTTTGAAAGTAGATTAACTCAATCAATAGAGGCAGCAATAGAACTATCAAATGGAAAATTGATAGTAAATGATGGTAAAACTGATTATCTATACAGTGAAAACTATTCTTGTCCTAACCATGAAGATGTTAGTATACCTGAATTAAACCCAAGATTATTTTCGTTCAATGCTCCTTATGGTGCCTGTCCTGAATGTAAGGGATTAGGGAAAAAATTAGAAGTTGATGAAAATAAGCTAATAGAAAATCCTGATTTGTCTATAGAAGATGGAGGAATGTATATTCCTGGAGCTATGGCAAGAAAAGGATATAGTTGGGAAATATTTAGAGCTATGGCAAAGGCAGCAAAAATAGATTTAACTAAGCCAGTCAAAGATTTAACTAAAAAAGAGTTGGATATAATATTCTATGGTTATGATGAAAAATTCAAATTTGATTACACAGGTGGAGATTTTGATTTTCATGGATATAAAGAATATGAAGGAGCAGTTAAAAACTTAGAAAGAAGATATTATGAATCTTTTTCAGAAGCTCAAAAAGAAGAGATTGAAAATAGATATATGGTTGAAAGAATCTGTAAAGTTTGTAAGGGAAAGAGATTGAAAGATGAAGTTTTAGCAGTAACTGTTAATGATAAAAATATCATGGAAATCTGTGATATGAGTATAAAAAATTCTCTTGATTTCTTTATGAACTTAAGTTTGACAGAAAAGCAAGAAAAAATTGCTAAAGAAATTTTAAAAGAAATAAGAGAAAGATTGACATTTATGACTAATGTTGGTTTGGACTATTTGACACTTTCAAGAGAAACTAAAACTTTATCAGGTGGAGAGTCTCAAAGAATAAGACTTGCAACTCAAATAGGTTCAGGGCTTACAGGAGTTCTGTATGTACTAGATGAACCAAGTATAGGGCTACATCAAAAGGATAATGATAAATTACTTGCAACTTTAAATAGACTTAAAGAATTAGGAAATACTTTAATTGTGGTTGAACATGATGAAGATACTATGATGCAAGCAGATAAGATACTAGATATAGGTCCAGGTGCAGGAACTTTTGGAGGGGAAATTGTTGCTTTTGGAAGTCCAAAAGAAATAATGAAAAACAAGAATTCTATAACAGGAAAATTCTTAAGTGGTAAGGAAGAAATTGAAATACCTAAGAAGAGAAGAAAATGGAATAAAACTCTTAAATTATTTGGTGCAAAAGGAAATAATCTAAAAAATATAGATGTGGAATTTCCTTTAGGAGTTATGACTGTTGTAACAGGAGTAAGTGGAAGTGGAAAATCTACACTTGTTAATTCAACTCTATACCCAATATTATTTAATCAATTGAACAAGGGAAAATTATATCCATTGGAATATGATAAAATTGAAGGTTTAGAAGAATTGGAAAAGGTTATCAATATTGACCAAACTCCAATAGGAAGAACACCAAGGTCTAACCCTGCTACTTATACAAAACTTTTTGATGATATTAGAGATATTTTTGCAGAAACTCAAGATGCTAAACTTCATGGTTTTAAAAAGGGTAGATTTTCATTCAATGTTAAAGGTGGAAGATGTGAAGCCTGTCAAGGTGCAGGAATATTAAAGATTGAAATGAATTTCTTACCAGATGTCTATGTCGAATGTGAAGTTTGTAAGGGAAAAAGATATAATAAGGAAACATTAGATGTATATTATAAAGGAAAAAATATCTATGATGTCTTAGAAATGAGTGTATTAGAAGCTTATGACTTCTTTAAAAATATTCCTACTTTAGAAAGAAAATTAAAAGTTCTAATAGATGTTGGTTTAGACTATATAAAGCTAGGACAACCTGCAACTACTCTATCAGGTGGAGAAGCACAGAGAATAAAACTTGCAACAGAACTTTCTAAAATGAGTAAGGGAAATACTGTATATATCTTAGATGAACCTACAACAGGATTACATTTTCAAGATATTAAAAAGTTATTGGAAGTTTTAAATAGACTTTTAGAAAAAGGGAATACTGTTATAATAATAGAGCATAATCTTGATGTAATAAAAACAGCTGATCATATAATAGATATTGGTGTAGATGGTGGAGAAAATGGAGGAACAGTCGTTGCCACAGGAACACCTGAAGAAATTGCCAAATCTAAAAAAAGTTACACAGGAAAATATATTGCCAAAATCTTAAAAAAGAAAAAATAG
- a CDS encoding GTP pyrophosphokinase produces MDKLIKEEFFKEFSINEDYFLSTGLDWTELEKIYEDYVRLVPLLEKEAEYVVSKLIDVPSVHSVRRRVKKPSHLIEKIIRKGKKYQERNICVDNYKEIVTDLIGIRVLHLFKDDWQTIHHEILNLWDIKETPQVNIRRGDYNLSQFKETIKDINCDVIVREHGYRSVHYLVSIDITKVLNISVEIQVRTVFEEAWSEIDHIMRYPYDVDNPIITEYLGIFNRIVGSADEMGTFLKKVKENFGNAKNVDEVQRELDLKFK; encoded by the coding sequence ATGGATAAATTAATAAAAGAAGAGTTCTTTAAAGAATTTTCCATTAATGAAGATTATTTTCTTTCCACTGGTTTAGATTGGACTGAATTAGAAAAAATATATGAAGACTATGTAAGATTAGTTCCTCTTTTAGAAAAAGAAGCTGAATATGTAGTATCTAAATTGATAGATGTACCATCTGTACACTCAGTAAGAAGAAGGGTAAAAAAACCTAGCCATCTAATTGAAAAAATAATTAGAAAAGGAAAGAAGTACCAAGAAAGAAATATTTGTGTTGATAACTATAAAGAAATAGTTACAGACTTAATAGGGATAAGGGTCTTACATCTTTTTAAAGATGATTGGCAAACTATACATCATGAAATTTTAAATCTTTGGGATATAAAAGAAACACCTCAAGTCAATATTAGAAGAGGTGACTACAATCTATCTCAATTTAAAGAAACAATTAAAGACATAAACTGTGATGTAATTGTAAGAGAACATGGATATCGTTCAGTACATTATCTTGTTAGCATAGATATAACAAAAGTTTTAAATATATCTGTTGAAATACAAGTGAGAACAGTTTTTGAAGAAGCTTGGAGTGAAATAGATCACATCATGAGATATCCTTATGACGTTGATAATCCGATAATAACTGAGTATTTAGGAATTTTCAATCGTATAGTTGGTTCAGCTGATGAAATGGGAACTTTCTTAAAGAAAGTTAAAGAAAATTTTGGAAATGCAAAAAATGTTGATGAAGTTCAAAGAGAATTAGATTTAAAATTTAAATAA
- the cls gene encoding cardiolipin synthase — translation MQNIQNLIITFVNLFLQYVWIANLFFIIVIITVEKKNPLYTILWTFILTLLPYVGFFIYLFFGLTFKKKRVANKIYKLKKLRSIKNVTNADRKELRRWKGLITYLEMSTDNHISANNNIELYFTGKDFFENLKKEIKNAREVINMEYFVFKFDNIGKEIADLLIEKAKEGLEVNLIIDGVNTSNFKLKRYFKDTGVSLHFFFKTYIPLFNIRLNYRDHRKLTIIDNKVAFVGGMNIGDEYLGKGKIGYWRDTSVKVFGDVVATFEKEFYFALSIVKNKFLKDEKLPVEPTLKYEEEKSIYMQLISSGPNYEFPVIRDNHIKLIQEAKKSVFIQTPYFVPDDLLLDTLKTAILSGIDVKIMIPNKADHLFIYWVNQYYIADLLRLGANIYRYENGFIHSKTLLIDEEVISVGTCNLDYRSFYLNFEVNLNVYNKEVANAFKVQYYKDIAISKKLTFNDFAKRSIFTKIKESVFRLLSPVL, via the coding sequence ATGCAAAATATTCAAAATTTAATAATAACTTTTGTAAATCTCTTTTTACAATATGTTTGGATAGCAAATTTATTTTTTATTATTGTCATTATTACAGTGGAGAAAAAAAATCCCCTATATACAATTCTTTGGACCTTTATTTTAACTCTTTTACCTTATGTTGGTTTTTTTATCTATCTATTTTTTGGTCTCACTTTCAAGAAAAAAAGGGTAGCCAATAAAATATATAAACTAAAAAAATTAAGAAGTATAAAAAATGTTACTAATGCTGATAGAAAAGAGCTAAGAAGATGGAAAGGTCTTATTACTTATCTTGAGATGAGTACAGATAACCATATAAGTGCCAATAACAATATTGAGCTTTACTTTACAGGGAAGGATTTTTTTGAAAACTTAAAGAAGGAAATTAAAAATGCTAGAGAAGTCATCAATATGGAATATTTCGTTTTTAAGTTTGATAACATTGGAAAAGAAATAGCTGATCTTTTAATAGAAAAAGCTAAAGAGGGCTTAGAAGTCAATCTAATCATAGATGGAGTAAATACTTCTAATTTTAAGCTGAAAAGATACTTTAAAGATACAGGAGTGAGCTTACATTTCTTCTTTAAAACTTATATACCTTTATTTAATATTAGATTAAACTATAGAGACCATAGAAAACTGACTATAATTGATAATAAAGTAGCTTTTGTTGGTGGTATGAATATAGGAGATGAATACTTAGGTAAAGGAAAAATAGGATATTGGCGTGATACTTCTGTAAAAGTCTTTGGAGATGTAGTTGCAACTTTTGAAAAAGAATTCTATTTTGCCTTAAGCATAGTTAAAAATAAATTTTTAAAAGATGAAAAGTTGCCAGTTGAGCCTACTCTTAAATACGAAGAAGAAAAAAGCATATATATGCAACTTATTAGCTCAGGACCTAACTATGAGTTTCCAGTAATAAGAGATAATCATATCAAACTTATACAGGAGGCTAAGAAGTCTGTATTTATACAAACACCATACTTTGTTCCAGATGACCTACTACTAGATACATTAAAAACTGCTATTTTATCTGGAATAGATGTAAAAATTATGATACCAAACAAGGCAGATCACCTTTTTATCTATTGGGTTAATCAGTACTATATCGCTGACCTTTTAAGATTAGGTGCAAATATTTACAGATATGAAAATGGCTTTATTCACTCAAAAACTTTACTGATAGATGAAGAAGTTATTTCAGTTGGAACATGCAATTTAGACTATAGAAGTTTTTATTTAAATTTTGAAGTAAATTTAAATGTCTATAATAAGGAAGTTGCTAATGCTTTTAAAGTGCAATATTATAAGGATATTGCTATATCTAAGAAATTAACATTTAATGATTTTGCAAAAAGAAGTATTTTTACAAAAATTAAAGAGTCTGTATTTAGACTTTTATCACCAGTTTTATAG
- a CDS encoding homoserine kinase: protein MGVFTKILDKEREFIEEQYQIKILDIKNISNGILNSNFQIDCEDIKYILRIFEADRTLNEEEQELILLNKIASFVPVSEAIKNKDNEYISVFENKKFALFNYVDGKVIKKIDTHIIREIATYLGKLHAFTKDISPEKYNRKTRLDFNYFYDKIFQTDIDFQDKDKLLNLAYEIKDYDFSQLECGIIHGDIFPDNVLFDEDNNIKAILDFNESYYAPFIFDIAVVINFWIKINKYDFFTENNFIRDFLNYYSKQRKITNQELKVLDLACKKVALTFIFLRLYREKIENSYQKAFSIEEKSYVSLLELM from the coding sequence ATGGGAGTTTTTACAAAAATTTTAGATAAAGAAAGAGAATTCATTGAAGAACAGTATCAAATAAAAATTCTAGATATAAAAAATATTAGTAATGGCATTTTAAATTCAAATTTTCAAATTGACTGTGAAGATATTAAATACATATTAAGAATTTTTGAGGCTGATAGAACTTTAAATGAAGAAGAACAGGAGTTAATCTTATTAAATAAGATAGCAAGTTTTGTCCCTGTGAGTGAAGCTATTAAAAATAAAGATAATGAATATATCTCTGTTTTTGAAAATAAAAAGTTTGCACTCTTTAACTATGTGGATGGGAAAGTTATTAAAAAAATAGACACTCATATCATTAGAGAGATAGCAACTTACTTAGGAAAACTACATGCTTTTACAAAGGATATTAGTCCTGAAAAATATAATAGAAAAACTAGACTAGACTTTAATTATTTTTATGATAAAATATTTCAGACAGATATTGATTTTCAAGATAAAGATAAGTTATTAAACCTAGCTTATGAAATAAAAGATTATGATTTTTCTCAGCTTGAATGTGGAATTATACATGGAGATATCTTTCCTGACAATGTCTTATTTGATGAGGATAACAATATAAAAGCTATTCTAGATTTTAATGAAAGCTATTATGCTCCATTTATTTTTGACATCGCTGTAGTTATAAATTTTTGGATAAAAATAAATAAGTATGATTTTTTCACTGAAAATAATTTTATAAGAGATTTTTTAAATTATTATTCAAAACAAAGAAAAATTACAAATCAAGAATTAAAAGTTTTAGATTTAGCTTGTAAAAAAGTGGCATTGACTTTTATCTTTTTAAGATTATACAGAGAAAAAATTGAAAATTCTTATCAAAAAGCTTTTTCTATTGAAGAAAAATCTTATGTAAGTTTATTAGAATTAATGTGA
- a CDS encoding SIR2 family protein: protein MLSNNTKFNLLLGDNFNKLVSLPTKQVIMRSILSVIDRDFIVSSNNSSLAELVQKLLDKVLNEKQEIVDIISDLFSMENKCDLSFYKEIFESDMFSSIITTNFDYTIEENFLNSIKINTPFDINNDESAKIAFYKIYGDYKDKDIDKFVLSSQDIKRIKVLGFYAKFWEKLRIEFNKRATIILGANLEDKEFLDILDFIMSKTDRLQTTYLYINDEIDKYMTDKNITNFINKYSIEIIKGEAKDFIPNLKERFFDERKSGDALQNFA, encoded by the coding sequence ATGTTAAGTAACAATACAAAATTTAACCTTTTACTAGGAGACAATTTTAATAAATTAGTTTCCTTACCAACGAAACAAGTAATAATGAGAAGTATACTTTCAGTTATAGATAGAGATTTTATTGTTTCAAGTAATAATTCATCTCTAGCTGAATTAGTTCAAAAATTATTAGATAAAGTTCTAAATGAAAAACAAGAAATTGTTGATATTATCAGCGATCTTTTTTCTATGGAAAATAAATGTGATTTAAGTTTCTATAAGGAAATATTTGAATCAGATATGTTTTCATCAATAATTACCACAAACTTTGATTATACCATAGAAGAAAATTTCTTAAATTCAATAAAAATAAATACTCCCTTTGATATAAATAATGATGAAAGTGCTAAAATAGCTTTTTATAAAATCTATGGAGATTATAAAGACAAAGATATTGATAAATTTGTCCTTTCTTCACAAGATATAAAAAGAATAAAAGTATTAGGATTTTATGCTAAGTTTTGGGAAAAATTAAGAATTGAATTTAATAAGAGAGCGACAATAATCTTAGGTGCTAATCTAGAAGATAAAGAGTTCTTAGATATTTTAGATTTTATAATGTCTAAAACTGATAGACTCCAAACAACTTATCTATATATTAATGATGAAATTGATAAGTATATGACTGATAAAAATATTACTAATTTTATAAATAAGTATTCAATAGAAATTATAAAAGGAGAGGCTAAAGACTTTATTCCAAATCTAAAAGAAAGATTTTTTGATGAGAGAAAAAGTGGTGATGCTCTACAAAATTTTGCCTGA